One Dictyostelium discoideum AX4 chromosome 3 chromosome, whole genome shotgun sequence genomic region harbors:
- a CDS encoding hypothetical protein (Similar to Dictyostelium discoideum (Slime mold). CIGB protein) — MINNRDKDESFIKIKCTLHPHEKIRVLCVNCISMPCCLECIASVHQGHSIIYFKSKKDLSSIETNFKGDVFPRIVKKIENGDRILQESNEKFKEIDLQYNENNILLKKEFKKIHDIVSNVEIDIERQLKTIYEDNTLINTTITSLTTHDNGILKKIANNNQDNIEMDEYQKSLLILNNNNIIDNDNKLKDFKNQILSFNYSLIKNIIENFKLIYSFGDNNNNNNNNNNNNNNNNNNNNNNNNNNNNNNNNNNNNNNNNSNYSYNCNYSYNCNYSYNCNNNNNYRNNNSNSNSNNSYDCNNDNNNNIFSNSNGHNDNDIGNDFDNDNDNDSYIDDDNNDGDYNNNKNNNYNNNNNNNNNNNNNNNNNNKNNNNNNSNNNNKLSNADLFGEDEENFGDEIFGKE; from the coding sequence atgataaataatagAGACAAAGATGaaagttttataaaaattaaatgtacCTTACATCCACATGAAAAAATAAGAGTTTTATGTGTTAATTGTATTTCAATGCCATGTTGCCTTGAATGTATTGCTAGTGTTCACCAAGGTCAttcaattatatattttaaatcaaaaaaagatctTTCGTCAATAGAAACTAATTTCAAGGGAGATGTTTTTCCAAGAATTGttaaaaagattgaaaatggtgataGGATTTTACaagaatcaaatgaaaaattcaaagaaattgatttacaatataatgaaaataatattttattaaagaaagaatttaaaaaaattcatgACATTGTTTcaaatgttgaaattgatattgaaagacaattaaaaacaatttatgaAGATAATACATTAATAAATACTACAATAACATCTTTAACTACTCATGATAATGgtatactaaaaaaaatagcaaATAACAACCAAGATAATATAGAAATGGACGAATATCAAAAATccttattaatattaaataataacaacatcattgataatgataataaattaaaagatttcaaaaatcaaatactTAGTTTCAattattcattaattaaaaatataatagaaaattttaaattgatatATTCTTTTGgtgataacaataataataataataataataataataataataataataataataataataataataataataataataataataataataataataataataataataataataataataataatagtaattatagctataattgtaattatagctataattgtaattatagctataattgtaataataataataattatcgtaataataatagtaatagtaatagtaataatagctatgattgtaataatgataataataataatatttttagtaatagtaatggtcataatgataatgacattggtaatgatttcgataatgataatgataatgattcttATATTGACGATGATAACAATGATGGTgattacaataataataaaaataataattataataataataataataataataataataataataataataataataataataataaaaataataataataataatagtaataata